In the genome of Xanthobacteraceae bacterium, one region contains:
- a CDS encoding aliphatic sulfonate ABC transporter substrate-binding protein, giving the protein MRFQLRHLGRAALAALAAVTLTAGASRAQQVTEIRIDWATYNPVSIVLRQQGLLEKEFEKDGIKIRWVQSAGSNKALEFLNAGSIDFGSTAGSAALVARINGNPIKSIYVYSRPEWTALVTGPKSDIKSVKDLKGKTVAVTRGTDPHIFLVRALADNGLTDKDVRFVLLQHADGRLALIRGDVDAWAGLDPMMAAAEIDDGAKLFFRKPEANTWGILNVREEFAKANPKLVERVLKTYEQARRWSLANPAEVTKLLAQAAKIPENVAEKQLKERTELTHSVIGQPQRASILAAGIALQNAGVIDAKVNVEKVVNELIDDRFNASLSN; this is encoded by the coding sequence ATGCGCTTCCAACTTCGCCATCTCGGCCGCGCCGCGCTCGCCGCGCTCGCCGCCGTAACGCTCACCGCAGGCGCTTCGCGCGCGCAGCAGGTGACCGAAATCCGCATCGACTGGGCGACCTACAACCCGGTCTCGATCGTGCTTCGCCAGCAGGGCCTGCTGGAAAAAGAGTTCGAGAAGGACGGCATCAAGATCCGCTGGGTGCAGTCAGCCGGTTCGAACAAGGCGCTCGAATTCCTGAATGCCGGGTCCATCGACTTCGGCTCGACCGCTGGCTCGGCCGCGCTGGTCGCGCGCATCAACGGCAACCCGATCAAATCGATCTACGTCTACTCGCGTCCGGAATGGACCGCGCTCGTCACCGGGCCGAAGTCCGACATCAAGTCGGTCAAGGACCTGAAGGGCAAGACCGTGGCGGTCACCCGCGGCACCGACCCGCACATCTTCCTAGTGCGCGCGCTTGCCGATAACGGCCTCACCGATAAGGACGTGCGTTTCGTGCTGTTGCAGCACGCCGACGGCCGCCTCGCCCTGATCCGCGGCGATGTCGATGCATGGGCCGGCCTCGACCCGATGATGGCGGCCGCCGAAATCGACGACGGCGCGAAGCTGTTCTTCCGCAAGCCCGAAGCGAATACCTGGGGCATCCTCAACGTGCGCGAGGAATTCGCGAAAGCGAACCCGAAGCTGGTCGAGCGCGTGCTGAAAACCTACGAGCAGGCACGCCGCTGGTCGCTGGCGAACCCGGCCGAAGTCACCAAGCTGCTCGCACAGGCCGCGAAGATTCCGGAAAACGTCGCCGAGAAGCAGCTCAAAGAGCGCACCGAACTCACGCATAGCGTGATCGGCCAGCCGCAGCGTGCTTCCATCCTCGCCGCCGGTATTGCGCTCCAGAACGCGGGCGTGATCGACGCCAAGGTGAACGTCGAGAAGGTCGTCAACGAACTGATCGACGACCGCTTCAACGCGTCGCTTTCGAACTAA
- a CDS encoding [protein-PII] uridylyltransferase — protein MSRSPRRRRRAKPGAADLINVAKLRAELAKLSEQHQGRAADIRVALTQRLKTALTEGRELAEKKLLGGLAGRGCAEALSRLMDTIITLAYEVAAEQLYRSENPSTAERMTVVAVGGYGRGLLAPGSDIDLLFLLPYKQTAWGESVAEAILYALWDMGLKVGHATRSVDECIRQGRADMTIRTALLEARRLVGDEKLFDEFQIRFDKEVVQGTAAEFVAAKLAERDERHKRAGQSRYLVEPNVKEGKGGLRDLHTLNWIGKYVYRVRDVEELVGKGLFTKAERALFRRCADFLWAVRCHLHFLTGRAEERLSFEVQHEMALRLGYTDHPGQRDVERFMKHYFLIAKDVGDLTAIVCAELEEIHAKSAPALTRVISRFARRKRRPVKDYPDFVIDNERVSVANDKVFQRDPVNFLRMFHIADQHDLDFHPDALRLARRSLKLIDGALREDPDANTLFREIVASKHAPEIVLRKMNEAGVLGRFVPEFGHVVAMMQFNLYHHYTVDEHLIRCIGVLSEIERGTNPEYGLANELMKTIKNRELLYIALFLHDIAKGRPEDHSIMGAKIARRFCPRIGLSQADTETIAWLIEQHLTMSTIAQSRDLSDRKTVEGFAAIVQNLERLKMLLILTTADIRAVGPGVWNGWKAQLLRTLYYETEPVLTGGYSEVNRSRRVEMAQAEFREAMGDWSKDELDRYVQRHYQPYWLKTDLQHKIEHARFIRSTEQGGKAVATKVRTDPSRGVTELTLLTPDHPRLLSVIAGACAAAGANIVDAQIFTTTDGLALDSISVTREFDLDEDELRRANRIADGIEQALRGEMRLPDIVEKRAPKTRSRAFRLEPEVSINNEWSDQHTVIEVNGLDRPGLLFDLTNTISRLNLNIVSAHVATFGERVVDVFYVNDLMGAKIESPQRQASIKRALLAVFERAAAEEKPRKAAAAR, from the coding sequence ATGTCGCGCTCACCAAGACGCCGCCGCCGGGCCAAGCCCGGAGCCGCGGACCTCATCAATGTTGCGAAGCTGCGTGCTGAGCTGGCCAAGCTCAGCGAACAGCATCAGGGCCGTGCCGCGGACATTCGCGTCGCGCTGACGCAACGGCTGAAAACTGCGCTGACCGAAGGCCGCGAGCTGGCCGAGAAAAAACTCCTCGGCGGTCTGGCGGGCCGCGGCTGCGCCGAAGCGCTGTCGCGCTTGATGGATACGATCATCACGCTCGCCTACGAAGTCGCGGCGGAGCAACTTTACCGCTCGGAAAATCCTTCGACCGCCGAGCGCATGACGGTTGTCGCGGTCGGCGGATATGGCCGCGGCTTGCTTGCGCCCGGCTCCGACATCGATCTGCTTTTTCTTCTTCCGTACAAACAGACCGCATGGGGCGAGAGCGTCGCAGAAGCGATCCTCTACGCGCTCTGGGACATGGGCCTCAAAGTTGGCCACGCCACGCGTTCGGTGGACGAGTGCATTCGGCAGGGCCGCGCCGACATGACGATCCGCACCGCACTGCTGGAAGCGCGGCGGCTGGTCGGCGACGAAAAGCTGTTCGACGAATTCCAGATACGCTTCGACAAGGAAGTGGTGCAGGGCACCGCGGCCGAATTCGTCGCGGCGAAACTCGCCGAGCGTGACGAGCGCCACAAGCGCGCTGGCCAGTCGCGCTATCTGGTCGAGCCGAACGTGAAGGAAGGCAAGGGCGGGTTGCGCGACCTGCACACGCTGAACTGGATCGGCAAATACGTCTATCGCGTGCGCGACGTGGAAGAACTGGTCGGCAAGGGCCTGTTCACGAAGGCGGAGCGCGCGCTGTTCCGCCGCTGCGCGGATTTCCTGTGGGCGGTACGCTGTCACTTGCATTTTCTTACCGGACGCGCGGAAGAACGGCTTTCGTTCGAGGTGCAGCATGAAATGGCGCTGCGCCTCGGCTACACCGATCATCCGGGCCAGCGCGACGTCGAACGCTTCATGAAGCATTACTTCCTGATCGCGAAGGATGTCGGCGACCTCACTGCCATCGTCTGCGCGGAGCTGGAGGAGATCCACGCGAAAAGCGCGCCCGCGCTGACCCGCGTGATCTCGCGCTTCGCGCGCCGCAAGCGCAGGCCCGTGAAGGATTATCCGGATTTCGTCATCGACAACGAGCGCGTCAGCGTCGCGAACGACAAGGTGTTCCAGAGGGACCCGGTCAATTTCCTGCGCATGTTCCACATCGCGGACCAGCACGATCTGGATTTCCACCCGGACGCGTTGCGCCTCGCGCGGCGCTCGCTGAAACTGATCGACGGCGCGCTCCGCGAAGACCCGGACGCGAATACGCTGTTTCGCGAGATCGTTGCCTCGAAGCACGCGCCGGAAATCGTGCTGCGCAAGATGAACGAAGCCGGCGTGCTCGGCCGCTTTGTGCCGGAATTCGGCCATGTCGTCGCGATGATGCAGTTCAACCTCTACCACCACTACACGGTGGACGAGCACCTGATCCGCTGCATCGGCGTGCTGTCCGAGATCGAGCGCGGCACCAATCCCGAATACGGCCTCGCCAACGAACTGATGAAGACCATCAAGAACCGCGAGCTGCTCTATATCGCGCTGTTCCTGCATGACATCGCGAAGGGCCGCCCCGAAGACCATTCGATCATGGGCGCGAAGATCGCGCGCCGCTTCTGCCCGCGCATCGGCCTGTCGCAGGCCGACACCGAGACGATTGCGTGGCTGATCGAGCAGCATCTCACCATGTCCACCATCGCGCAGTCGCGCGACCTGTCGGACCGCAAGACCGTCGAGGGTTTCGCCGCCATCGTGCAGAACCTCGAACGCCTGAAGATGCTGCTTATCCTCACCACCGCCGACATTCGCGCAGTCGGCCCCGGCGTGTGGAACGGCTGGAAGGCGCAACTATTGCGTACGCTCTACTACGAAACCGAGCCGGTGCTGACCGGCGGCTATTCGGAAGTGAACCGCTCGCGCCGCGTGGAAATGGCGCAGGCCGAATTCCGCGAGGCGATGGGCGACTGGAGCAAGGACGAACTCGACCGCTATGTGCAGCGTCACTATCAGCCGTATTGGCTGAAGACGGATTTGCAGCACAAGATCGAGCACGCGCGTTTCATCAGGAGCACCGAGCAGGGCGGCAAGGCGGTCGCGACCAAGGTGCGGACCGATCCCTCGCGCGGCGTAACCGAACTGACGCTGCTGACCCCAGACCACCCGCGCCTGCTGTCCGTGATCGCGGGCGCGTGCGCGGCGGCCGGCGCGAACATCGTGGACGCACAGATTTTCACGACCACCGACGGCCTTGCGCTCGATTCCATCTCCGTCACGCGCGAGTTCGATCTGGACGAGGACGAACTGCGCCGCGCAAACCGCATCGCGGACGGCATCGAGCAGGCGCTGCGGGGCGAGATGCGTTTGCCGGACATTGTCGAGAAACGCGCACCGAAGACGCGCTCCCGCGCGTTCCGCCTAGAGCCGGAAGTTTCCATCAACAACGAGTGGTCGGATCAGCACACCGTGATCGAGGTCAATGGCCTCGACCGGCCGGGCCTGCTGTTCGATCTCACCAACACGATCTCGCGGCTGAACCTGAACATCGTCTCCGCGCACGTCGCCACCTTCGGCGAGCGGGTGGTGGACGTCTTTTATGTGAACGACCTCATGGGCGCGAAAATCGAGTCGCCCCAGCGGCAGGCCTCGATCAAGCGGGCGCTGCTCGCGGTGTTCGAGCGCGCCGCGGCCGAAGAAAAGCCCCGCAAGGCGGCGGCTGCGCGCTAG
- a CDS encoding penicillin-binding protein 1A produces the protein MGWLRPKRREPSMRDRSARLDVRLDARDRAGGYDDERRPRGSRPRKSRGKARRKRSFFGRLVRFTFIAGLWCFLALSALIAWQFTKLPPIQTLVVPKRPPTITILGTDNKPIAVRGEMGGTAVPLAALPKYLPEAFVAIEDRRFHYHFGIDPIGVARAVFVNLSRGRLREGGSTLTQQLAKNLFLTQDRTLERKLQEVILAVWLEVKYSKAQILELYLNRVYFGAGAYGVEAAAQRYFGKSARALTLSEAAVLAGLVRSPTRLAPTRNPEAAQQRALLVLAAMEEAGFITREMVATARTRPAKVARSTAPGSNGYVADWVMDALNDYIGQYETDVTVVTTIDPALQAAAERALTEELNKNGEKYGVSQGAIVVMDTNGAVRALVGGANYSESQFNRAISAKRQPGSAFKPFVYLTALERGLTPDTVRDDAPISVRNWRPENFTGQYYGPVSLTTALSMSLNTVAVRLAIEVGPAAVVKTARRLGIYSDLQANASLALGTSEVTLLELTGAYAPFANGGIGVLPHTISQVRDAKGKILYSRSQPGFGSVIAPPHVAQMNRMMEETLLTGTARRAQIPGWRAGGKTGTSQDYRDAWFVGYTGALIAGVWLGNDDSSPTKKASGGNLPVEIWNRVMRVAHQNLQPVDLPGSDYAPPRNDGPLYPPGVVRDDRYPQPPERQAERGIDNWLLDRLFGTRRN, from the coding sequence ATGGGCTGGCTGCGCCCGAAACGCCGCGAACCTTCGATGCGAGACCGCTCCGCGCGGCTCGACGTGCGCCTCGATGCGCGCGACCGCGCCGGCGGTTACGACGACGAGCGCCGCCCGCGCGGATCGCGTCCGCGCAAAAGCCGCGGCAAGGCGCGCCGCAAGCGCAGCTTCTTCGGGCGCCTGGTCCGCTTCACGTTCATCGCCGGGCTGTGGTGCTTCCTCGCGCTCAGCGCGCTGATCGCATGGCAGTTCACCAAGCTGCCGCCGATCCAGACGCTGGTCGTGCCGAAGCGTCCGCCGACGATCACGATTCTCGGCACCGACAACAAGCCGATCGCCGTGCGCGGCGAAATGGGCGGCACCGCCGTTCCACTGGCCGCGCTGCCGAAATATTTGCCGGAAGCCTTCGTCGCTATCGAGGACCGCCGCTTTCATTATCACTTCGGCATCGACCCGATCGGCGTGGCGCGCGCGGTGTTCGTGAACCTGAGCCGCGGCCGCTTGCGCGAAGGCGGCTCGACGCTGACGCAGCAGCTCGCAAAGAACCTGTTCCTCACGCAGGATCGCACGTTAGAGCGCAAATTGCAGGAAGTGATCCTCGCGGTCTGGCTCGAAGTGAAATACTCGAAGGCGCAGATCCTCGAGCTTTATCTGAACCGCGTTTACTTCGGCGCAGGCGCTTACGGCGTCGAGGCGGCGGCGCAGCGCTATTTCGGAAAATCCGCGCGCGCGCTCACGCTCTCCGAAGCGGCCGTGCTGGCGGGTCTGGTGCGCTCGCCCACGCGGCTCGCGCCGACGCGCAATCCGGAAGCCGCGCAACAGCGCGCGCTCCTCGTCCTCGCGGCGATGGAAGAAGCGGGCTTCATCACCCGCGAAATGGTGGCGACCGCGCGCACGCGCCCCGCGAAGGTCGCGCGCAGCACTGCGCCCGGCTCGAACGGCTACGTCGCCGACTGGGTGATGGATGCGCTCAACGATTACATCGGCCAGTACGAAACCGATGTTACCGTCGTCACGACCATCGACCCGGCGTTGCAGGCAGCGGCCGAACGCGCGTTGACGGAAGAGTTGAACAAGAACGGCGAGAAGTACGGCGTTTCGCAAGGCGCCATCGTTGTGATGGATACCAACGGCGCGGTGCGCGCGCTGGTCGGCGGCGCGAATTATTCCGAGAGCCAGTTCAACCGCGCGATTTCCGCGAAGCGCCAGCCCGGCTCGGCGTTCAAGCCGTTCGTCTACCTGACCGCGCTGGAGCGCGGACTTACGCCCGACACAGTGCGCGACGACGCGCCGATCTCGGTGCGCAACTGGCGGCCGGAAAACTTCACCGGCCAGTATTACGGGCCGGTTTCGCTCACCACCGCGCTCTCGATGTCGCTGAACACGGTTGCCGTGCGGCTCGCCATCGAAGTCGGGCCGGCAGCGGTCGTGAAAACCGCACGCCGCCTCGGCATCTATTCCGATCTGCAAGCGAATGCTTCGCTCGCGCTCGGCACTTCGGAAGTGACGTTGCTGGAACTGACCGGCGCGTATGCACCCTTCGCGAATGGCGGCATCGGCGTGCTGCCGCATACGATCTCGCAGGTGCGCGACGCGAAAGGAAAGATTCTCTATTCGCGCTCGCAGCCCGGCTTCGGCAGCGTGATCGCGCCGCCCCATGTCGCGCAGATGAACCGCATGATGGAAGAAACGCTGCTCACCGGCACCGCGCGCCGCGCGCAGATTCCCGGCTGGCGCGCGGGCGGCAAGACCGGAACCAGTCAGGATTATCGCGACGCTTGGTTCGTCGGCTATACCGGCGCGCTGATCGCGGGCGTCTGGCTCGGCAACGACGATTCCTCGCCGACGAAGAAGGCGTCGGGCGGCAACCTGCCAGTCGAAATCTGGAACCGCGTGATGCGCGTGGCGCACCAGAACCTGCAGCCGGTCGATCTGCCGGGTTCGGATTACGCACCGCCGCGCAATGACGGCCCATTATATCCGCCGGGTGTTGTGCGGGATGACCGCTATCCGCAGCCGCCGGAGCGGCAGGCCGAGCGCGGTATCGACAACTGGCTGCTGGATCGCCTGTTCGGAACCCGCCGCAACTAG
- a CDS encoding M48 family metallopeptidase encodes MRILDFLKQAPQADERITLALGEQQFDIAVMRNPRARRYTLRVRDAKRDVVLTMPARGSIREAHRFAEKHTAWIASKLAQLPGRVPFADGETLPVRGIAYRIVHRPHARGTAWLEHSEENGAMLCVAGKSEHVSRRVRDFLKREAKVALTAATRKYAGMLGVTVSRIGLRDSTSRWGSCSESGAISYSWRLILAPDYVLDYLAAHEVAHRRELNHSERFWNLLYRMCPEAKRAEAWLTREGKSLHRYG; translated from the coding sequence ATGCGGATTCTCGATTTTCTCAAACAGGCGCCGCAGGCCGACGAACGCATAACGCTTGCGCTCGGCGAGCAGCAATTCGACATCGCGGTCATGCGGAACCCCCGCGCGCGGCGCTATACGCTGCGCGTGCGTGATGCGAAGCGCGACGTGGTGCTCACCATGCCGGCGCGCGGCAGCATCCGCGAGGCACACCGTTTCGCCGAAAAGCACACCGCATGGATCGCGTCGAAGCTGGCGCAGCTTCCGGGGCGCGTGCCGTTCGCGGATGGAGAGACGCTTCCCGTGCGCGGCATTGCGTACCGCATCGTGCACCGGCCGCATGCGCGCGGCACCGCGTGGCTCGAACATTCGGAAGAAAACGGCGCGATGCTTTGCGTCGCCGGGAAAAGCGAGCACGTTTCGCGCCGCGTCCGAGATTTCCTGAAGCGCGAAGCCAAGGTCGCGCTCACGGCGGCGACGCGGAAATACGCGGGCATGCTGGGCGTGACGGTTTCCCGCATCGGGTTGCGCGACAGCACTTCGCGCTGGGGTTCTTGTTCGGAAAGCGGTGCGATTTCCTATTCGTGGCGGCTGATCCTCGCGCCCGATTATGTGCTCGATTATCTCGCCGCGCATGAAGTGGCGCACCGGCGCGAACTGAATCACTCGGAGCGGTTCTGGAACCTGCTCTACAGGATGTGCCCCGAAGCGAAGCGCGCGGAAGCATGGCTCACGCGCGAAGGAAAATCGCTGCACAGGTACGGCTAG